In a genomic window of Kineococcus endophyticus:
- a CDS encoding glycoside hydrolase family 26 protein, producing MVDTTQQESPATGGSKEPRKHGRRKVIGAGLGVLAVAAGGGVYWATRDSGAPIRHTPDPQWTPKQHLPAEDLDTKWVGIQTHETAAAAAFSEWLGRPLDCVVVFNSDANWAAISGPWFAMVPQEGQDWGQWVRDDPDNRTLVISTGLVPSGPPDDWRERGAAGEYDEHWTTFARNLVSKGLGTSIVRLGWELNGDWYETHYIGDTAEKREQWKAYFQRIVKTVRAVEGAEFEIDFNIAEGQQDSVEIAEMYPGDEWVDIVGVDVYDSYISPIDPTARWEEKDAKVNSLSAVIAFAAEHDKPISIPEWAMVAEGKTQGGGDSPEFINQIADAVVSADVRYQAYFNVPDGGVGMTLDDAPNGKAAFLQRFGATGDAGPRKA from the coding sequence GTGGTGGACACGACGCAGCAGGAGAGCCCCGCGACCGGAGGTTCGAAGGAACCCCGCAAGCACGGGCGGCGCAAGGTCATCGGCGCCGGTCTCGGTGTCCTGGCCGTGGCGGCCGGCGGCGGCGTGTACTGGGCCACGCGGGACTCCGGTGCCCCCATCCGGCACACGCCCGACCCGCAGTGGACGCCCAAGCAGCACCTCCCCGCCGAGGACCTCGACACCAAGTGGGTCGGCATCCAGACCCACGAGACCGCGGCGGCCGCCGCCTTCAGCGAATGGCTCGGCCGGCCGCTGGACTGCGTCGTCGTCTTCAACTCCGACGCCAACTGGGCCGCGATCTCCGGCCCGTGGTTCGCGATGGTCCCGCAGGAGGGCCAGGACTGGGGCCAGTGGGTCCGCGACGACCCGGACAACCGCACGCTGGTCATCTCCACCGGGCTCGTCCCGTCCGGCCCGCCGGACGACTGGCGCGAGCGCGGGGCCGCGGGCGAGTACGACGAGCACTGGACGACGTTCGCCCGGAACCTCGTCTCCAAGGGCCTGGGGACCTCGATCGTCCGGCTCGGCTGGGAGCTCAACGGCGACTGGTACGAGACGCACTACATCGGGGACACCGCCGAGAAGCGCGAGCAGTGGAAGGCCTACTTCCAGCGCATCGTGAAGACGGTGCGGGCCGTGGAGGGGGCGGAGTTCGAGATCGACTTCAACATCGCCGAGGGCCAGCAGGACTCCGTGGAGATCGCCGAGATGTACCCCGGGGACGAGTGGGTCGACATCGTCGGCGTCGACGTCTACGACTCCTACATCTCCCCGATCGACCCGACGGCCCGGTGGGAGGAGAAGGACGCCAAGGTCAACAGCCTGTCGGCCGTCATCGCCTTCGCCGCCGAGCACGACAAGCCGATCAGCATCCCCGAGTGGGCGATGGTCGCCGAGGGCAAGACCCAGGGCGGGGGCGACAGCCCCGAGTTCATCAACCAGATCGCCGACGCCGTCGTGAGCGCCGACGTCCGGTACCAGGCCTACTTCAACGTCCCCGACGGCGGGGTGGGCATGACGCTCGACGACGCCCCCAACGGCAAGGCGGCGTTCCTGCAGCGCTTCGGCGCAACGGGTGACGCGGGGCCGAGGAAGGCGTGA
- a CDS encoding SulP family inorganic anion transporter yields MPSALTSPGAALRRPPWLRSLRVLRTEVLAGLVVALALVPEAISFSIVAGVDPRVGLISSFVMGVTTSFVGGRPAMISAATGAVALVVAPLSHSHGVGYLIAAILLAGVLQIALGLLGVARLMRFVPRSVTTGFVNALAISIFIAQLPNLRGAGVTGYAVLAAGIALLVVVPRFVKSVPAPLITVALLTVLVVVLHVDVRTVGDDGALPRTLPTLGLPDVPLTLDTLRTIAPFSVGVALVGLMESLMTAQLVDELTDTRSSKTRECVGQGTAQIVTGLFGGMGGCAVIGQTMINVKVSGARTRLSTFLAGTFLLVLVVGFGDVVAQIPLAALVAVMFLVCYGAFDWHSVRPATLKTMPRSETAVMVVTVVIVLLTHNLAYGVLGGTLLACVLFARRVAHLVEVRPGAEPGTYSVHGQVFFASSGDLVTQFDYATDPERVTIDFSDAHVWDASSIAALDAVSRKYVEHGKEAVIVGMNPATAALHGRLAGRVTGE; encoded by the coding sequence GTGCCCTCCGCCCTCACCTCGCCCGGTGCTGCCCTGCGCCGGCCGCCGTGGCTGCGGTCCCTCCGGGTGCTGCGCACCGAGGTCCTCGCCGGCCTCGTCGTCGCCCTCGCCCTCGTGCCCGAGGCCATCTCCTTCTCGATCGTGGCGGGCGTCGACCCGCGCGTCGGGCTCATCTCCTCCTTCGTCATGGGCGTCACGACTTCCTTCGTCGGGGGTCGGCCGGCGATGATCTCCGCCGCGACGGGGGCCGTCGCCCTCGTGGTGGCCCCGCTCTCGCACAGCCACGGCGTCGGCTACCTCATCGCGGCGATCCTGCTCGCGGGCGTCCTGCAGATCGCGCTGGGGTTGCTCGGGGTGGCCCGCCTCATGCGGTTCGTGCCCCGCAGCGTCACGACGGGGTTCGTCAACGCGCTCGCCATCTCGATCTTCATCGCCCAGCTGCCGAACCTGCGCGGCGCCGGCGTCACGGGGTACGCCGTCCTGGCCGCAGGGATCGCACTGCTCGTCGTCGTCCCGCGGTTCGTGAAGTCGGTCCCCGCACCGCTCATCACCGTCGCACTGCTCACCGTCCTCGTCGTCGTGCTCCACGTCGACGTGCGGACGGTCGGGGACGACGGCGCCCTGCCGCGCACGCTGCCGACGCTCGGCCTGCCCGACGTCCCCCTGACGCTCGACACGCTGCGCACCATCGCCCCGTTCTCGGTGGGGGTCGCGCTCGTCGGGCTCATGGAGTCGCTCATGACGGCGCAGCTCGTCGACGAGCTGACCGACACCCGCTCGTCCAAGACCCGTGAGTGCGTCGGGCAGGGCACCGCGCAGATCGTCACCGGGTTGTTCGGCGGGATGGGCGGCTGCGCCGTCATCGGTCAGACGATGATCAACGTCAAGGTCTCCGGCGCCCGGACGCGGTTGTCGACGTTCCTCGCCGGCACGTTCCTGCTCGTCCTCGTCGTGGGGTTCGGCGACGTCGTCGCGCAGATCCCGCTGGCCGCGCTCGTGGCCGTCATGTTCCTCGTCTGCTACGGCGCCTTCGACTGGCACAGCGTGCGGCCGGCGACGCTGAAGACCATGCCGCGCAGCGAGACCGCCGTCATGGTCGTCACGGTCGTCATCGTCCTGCTGACCCACAACCTCGCCTACGGCGTGCTCGGCGGGACGCTCCTGGCCTGCGTGCTGTTCGCCCGCCGGGTGGCGCACCTCGTCGAGGTGCGGCCCGGCGCGGAACCCGGGACGTACTCCGTGCACGGGCAGGTGTTCTTCGCCTCCTCCGGCGACCTCGTGACGCAGTTCGACTACGCCACCGACCCCGAGCGCGTGACGATCGACTTCAGCGACGCCCACGTGTGGGACGCCAGTTCCATCGCCGCCCTCGACGCCGTCAGCCGCAAGTACGTCGAGCACGGCAAGGAAGCCGTCATCGTCGGGATGAACCCCGCGACCGCCGCCCTGCACGGGCGGCTCGCGGGCCGGGTCACCGGGGAGTAG
- a CDS encoding methyltransferase domain-containing protein has product MGRFENVADLAAIAPDSVALDLACGQGRTTRALLAAGPRLVHAVDVGSTLDDDLLLDPRVRAHIAELDALPLEDDSVDAAVSLNAVEHLADVGAHLHEVHRVLRPGGTAVLAHSDWDTALFTSDDDDLTRELLDRFVAHVPAQGASTDGFAGRKLLRHAAASPFTVESVHSWADPHRRFDEGSVAWKVATGILAAAGDDPDLAARAAGWVEGLRRAARRGTFLFAVTDVAVVLRK; this is encoded by the coding sequence GTGGGTCGTTTCGAGAACGTCGCGGACCTCGCCGCCATCGCCCCGGACTCCGTCGCCCTCGACCTCGCCTGCGGTCAGGGCCGCACGACGCGGGCCCTGCTGGCCGCCGGTCCGCGCCTCGTGCACGCCGTCGACGTCGGCTCCACGCTCGACGACGACCTGCTCCTGGACCCGCGCGTGCGGGCCCACATCGCCGAGCTCGACGCGCTCCCCCTGGAGGACGACAGCGTCGACGCGGCCGTGAGCCTCAACGCCGTCGAGCACCTGGCCGACGTCGGCGCCCACCTGCACGAGGTGCACCGCGTGCTGCGGCCCGGCGGGACGGCCGTGCTCGCCCACTCGGACTGGGACACCGCGCTGTTCACGAGCGACGACGACGACCTGACCCGCGAACTGCTCGACCGCTTCGTCGCGCACGTCCCCGCGCAGGGCGCCAGCACCGACGGGTTCGCCGGCCGCAAGCTGCTCCGGCACGCCGCCGCCAGCCCCTTCACCGTCGAGTCGGTGCACTCCTGGGCCGACCCGCACCGCCGCTTCGACGAGGGGTCCGTGGCGTGGAAGGTGGCCACCGGCATCCTCGCGGCCGCCGGCGACGACCCCGACCTGGCCGCCCGCGCCGCCGGCTGGGTCGAGGGGCTGCGACGGGCCGCGCGCCGCGGGACCTTCCTCTTCGCGGTGACCGACGTCGCCGTCGTGCTGCGCAAGTGA
- a CDS encoding serine O-acetyltransferase, with protein sequence MDPDPWRNPLNHHLAALRGDLEHMVEPEGRSTGSWLPDVLARVALVPRVRAVVQLRAAQAVAPRFMPAAHLLQARALRSAGAEISPFAQIGPGLCLMHSTGIVVGPSVRIGRGLRIYQNVTLGDGSTPGQPVVGDDVTIGAGACVLGGITVGDRAVIGANAVVTKDVPADHVATGAPAVSRPRRRGSDPRLDALAREAGVELTAV encoded by the coding sequence GTGGATCCCGACCCCTGGAGGAACCCGTTGAACCACCACCTCGCCGCCCTGCGCGGTGACCTCGAGCACATGGTGGAACCCGAGGGCCGCTCGACGGGGTCGTGGCTGCCGGACGTCCTGGCGCGCGTCGCCCTCGTCCCGCGGGTGCGCGCCGTCGTGCAGCTGCGCGCCGCCCAGGCGGTGGCGCCGCGGTTCATGCCCGCCGCGCACCTCCTGCAGGCGCGGGCCCTGCGTTCGGCCGGCGCCGAGATCTCGCCCTTCGCGCAGATCGGCCCGGGTCTGTGCCTCATGCACTCCACGGGGATCGTCGTCGGCCCGTCGGTGCGCATCGGCCGCGGTCTGCGGATCTACCAGAACGTCACGCTCGGCGACGGCTCGACGCCGGGTCAGCCCGTCGTCGGTGACGACGTGACGATCGGCGCCGGGGCCTGCGTCCTCGGTGGGATCACGGTCGGCGACCGGGCCGTCATCGGCGCCAACGCCGTCGTCACCAAGGACGTGCCGGCCGACCACGTCGCCACCGGCGCCCCCGCCGTCTCCCGTCCGCGCAGGCGCGGCAGCGACCCGCGGCTGGACGCGCTGGCCCGCGAGGCCGGCGTGGAGCTCACCGCCGTCTGA
- a CDS encoding ATP-grasp fold amidoligase family protein, whose translation MPKRSPRPRWRERSRLVRLWRLARTRRPRTFTEKVRYKMLRDHRPLVVTFADKVAVRDHVTAVVGPGHLPALIAVCDDPADLAAVDLPESYVVKPSHGSGAVVVVSPQAPADARLPVAHHSWVYRHVRPEHADRRHLVAIARHWTSQLYGQGPNREWAYGHVPRRVVVEELLQAPGGAVPDDLKLFVVHGRCHWVQVDSGRFGHRTQDFHRPDWEHLPLSGGPPWADPPHPRPERLEEAIALAEQLGEGTDFVRVDLYVLPDRVVVGELTNYPAGGDSPFHPEHWDAIFGEPWSVPRRYR comes from the coding sequence GTGCCGAAACGATCTCCCCGGCCGCGGTGGCGCGAACGCAGCCGCCTCGTCCGGCTCTGGCGGCTGGCCCGCACCCGCCGTCCGCGCACCTTCACCGAGAAGGTCCGCTACAAGATGCTCCGCGACCACCGCCCGCTGGTCGTGACGTTCGCCGACAAGGTCGCCGTCCGCGACCACGTGACGGCCGTCGTCGGCCCGGGCCACCTGCCCGCGCTCATCGCCGTCTGCGACGACCCGGCCGACCTCGCGGCCGTGGACCTGCCGGAGTCCTACGTCGTCAAACCCAGCCACGGCAGCGGCGCCGTCGTGGTCGTGTCCCCGCAGGCCCCCGCCGACGCCCGGCTCCCCGTCGCCCACCACAGCTGGGTCTACCGGCACGTCCGCCCCGAGCACGCCGACCGCCGCCACCTCGTCGCCATCGCCCGGCACTGGACGAGCCAGCTCTACGGGCAGGGCCCGAACCGGGAGTGGGCCTACGGCCACGTGCCGCGGCGCGTCGTCGTGGAGGAACTGCTGCAGGCTCCCGGCGGGGCCGTCCCCGACGACCTCAAGCTGTTCGTCGTCCACGGCCGCTGCCACTGGGTGCAGGTCGACTCGGGACGGTTCGGGCACCGCACCCAGGACTTCCACCGTCCCGACTGGGAGCACCTGCCGCTGTCCGGCGGACCGCCGTGGGCCGACCCGCCCCACCCGCGGCCCGAGCGCCTCGAGGAGGCGATCGCTCTCGCCGAGCAGCTCGGCGAGGGCACCGACTTCGTGCGGGTCGACCTCTACGTCCTGCCCGACCGCGTCGTCGTCGGGGAGCTCACGAACTACCCCGCGGGCGGCGACAGCCCCTTCCACCCCGAGCACTGGGACGCGATCTTCGGGGAGCCCTGGAGCGTCCCGCGCCGCTACCGGTAG